A single window of Tolypothrix sp. NIES-4075 DNA harbors:
- the fghA gene encoding S-formylglutathione hydrolase has protein sequence MTNINLISEYKSFGGKVGFYSHLSSTCNGEMRFAVYQPPQAKSQAVPVLYFLSGLTSTEENFMVKAGAQRFAAEYGLILVAPDTSPRNTGIPGEDDEWDFGTGAGFYVDATSQPWRSHYQMYSYVVSELPSLINEHFPAQPDKQSIFGHSMGGHGAIVCALRNPNLYKSVSAFAPIVAPMRCPWGEKTLSRYLGDNKESWAAYDASELIQKERYHSLILIDQGTDDQYLTEQLKPELFEQACATVKQPLNLRYQEGYDHGYYFIATFIEDHIRHHALALSKS, from the coding sequence ATGACTAATATCAATCTGATTTCCGAGTATAAATCTTTCGGTGGTAAGGTGGGCTTTTACAGTCATCTTTCTTCTACTTGTAATGGGGAAATGCGCTTTGCTGTCTATCAACCACCGCAAGCGAAAAGCCAAGCTGTGCCGGTTCTTTATTTCCTCTCCGGTTTGACTAGTACCGAAGAAAATTTTATGGTGAAGGCGGGGGCGCAACGCTTTGCCGCAGAGTATGGTTTAATATTGGTTGCACCGGATACGAGTCCGCGCAATACTGGGATTCCCGGTGAGGATGATGAGTGGGATTTTGGCACGGGTGCTGGCTTTTATGTTGATGCTACTTCACAACCGTGGCGATCGCATTATCAAATGTACAGCTATGTTGTTTCTGAATTACCTAGTTTAATTAACGAACATTTCCCCGCACAACCAGATAAACAAAGCATTTTCGGTCATTCGATGGGGGGACACGGTGCTATTGTTTGTGCGTTGAGAAACCCGAATTTATACAAATCTGTATCCGCTTTCGCTCCCATTGTCGCACCTATGCGTTGTCCTTGGGGAGAAAAGACTCTCAGCCGCTATTTGGGTGATAATAAGGAAAGTTGGGCTGCTTACGATGCTAGCGAATTAATACAAAAAGAAAGATATCACAGTTTGATTTTAATTGATCAAGGTACTGACGATCAGTATTTAACTGAGCAATTAAAACCAGAGTTGTTTGAACAAGCTTGCGCTACCGTGAAACAACCTTTAAATTTGCGTTATCAAGAAGGCTACGATCACGGCTATTATTTTATCGCTACTTTTATTGAAGACCACATTCGTCATCATGCTCTTGCTCTTTCAAAGTCCTGA
- a CDS encoding DUF6918 family protein has product MVLSDGLSNPNKKSTIVADCTKLLDTQVANMGGVSGLGLKAAYSVVKGIRPTYCKDAIEGLLPQSLNALDPIWSEGIQAGNPVGHLTQNRDRAANALLAITDAKIEKSNNTIVKGAYSKLRNSAKKHVEDAIPGLAKIIDNYSKH; this is encoded by the coding sequence ATGGTACTTAGCGATGGTCTATCAAACCCAAATAAAAAGAGCACAATTGTAGCTGACTGCACAAAGTTGCTCGATACACAAGTTGCTAACATGGGAGGGGTTTCCGGTCTGGGTTTGAAAGCAGCCTACTCTGTTGTCAAGGGAATTAGACCCACTTATTGCAAGGATGCTATTGAGGGGCTTTTGCCACAATCTTTGAATGCACTCGATCCTATTTGGAGTGAGGGTATACAAGCGGGCAATCCGGTCGGACACCTGACTCAAAACCGCGATCGCGCAGCAAACGCATTACTCGCCATCACCGATGCTAAGATCGAGAAAAGCAATAACACAATTGTCAAAGGAGCATATAGTAAACTCCGCAACTCAGCGAAGAAACACGTTGAAGACGCAATACCAGGTTTAGCCAAGATAATCGATAACTACAGTAAACACTAA
- a CDS encoding NACHT domain-containing protein, producing MSSNQDLNAIFDRIANGEETEEDRQTLRDLELRAREGQNSIQIGKYNVNISEGRDIQIGDRIYQGADAEAIAEAIKEAFLNSNQLPHFKGSNSSTQEDLNPQKSPEIKALHNKVKNYWISFLQSSLEYKRDLPNLDIKLEELPNAIKQKPGFDRASYTPQQISSENITELFIEMGEGGRSLLILGEPGSGKTTILLKLLEKLIDNFEFGKDPGKPVPVVFNLSSWTKGQENFTNWLVKELRRIYSVSPRIANQLIKKQQLLLLLDGLDEVKVEGRKDCVQKLNKFIEEHGVTDIVVCSRLREYEEVLGSDCRLLQKDKESSCSEDPKLNLQKAFYLQPITTNQISLYFQLVNQPVEPLQRLLRKFPQLRNPLVIFLIIKAEIDVQSIPERNSFKELFKYLIEEYVELMLIRREESIKITYEKYSGKNQKTKYWLHWLAMKLKEVPSKETRFQGDIFQIEGMQPYWLPSEKDKFVYRIATGLIVGSILGLIAGFYFIYYLELMRQDKSITIAITNTLKLKLITIGLLPGLISVLITARLPISSKRLIRGGVPGITFALFIFLVFNLLEPQLLRIYMPPIYLCGIFGGGCFSLIRAEIQPVETWQPEWQQIVKFSLIFGAFGILYMLARRFIITPEFYKDKPFYVIYDVMALVIVGAVYGGFKIKKDSVDPKQGEPNQGIKRSATYTVISFTICTIIAILCGYIFDPAKNLVLIFLGLSVGLLGGLGANQGSGIVCIQHFILRVILCRQGCIPWNYARFLNYASERVFLGKSGGAYLFIHPKLMDYFAKMEQNSATVLRR from the coding sequence ATGAGTTCCAACCAAGACTTAAACGCCATTTTTGACCGAATTGCCAATGGTGAAGAAACCGAGGAGGATAGGCAAACCCTGCGGGACTTAGAATTACGTGCGCGTGAGGGTCAGAATTCGATTCAGATAGGTAAGTATAATGTCAATATTTCTGAGGGTAGAGATATTCAAATAGGCGATCGCATTTATCAAGGTGCGGATGCTGAAGCCATTGCTGAAGCCATCAAAGAAGCATTCCTGAATTCCAATCAGTTGCCTCACTTCAAAGGCAGTAATTCCTCTACACAAGAAGACTTAAATCCGCAAAAGTCACCTGAGATAAAGGCTTTACACAATAAAGTTAAGAATTACTGGATTAGCTTTTTGCAGAGTTCATTGGAATATAAAAGAGACCTTCCAAATTTAGACATTAAACTAGAAGAACTACCAAACGCAATAAAGCAAAAGCCTGGCTTTGATAGAGCATCTTACACTCCCCAGCAAATATCAAGTGAAAATATCACTGAGCTATTCATTGAAATGGGAGAAGGAGGGCGAAGCTTACTGATTTTGGGAGAGCCAGGTTCGGGAAAAACAACAATACTTCTGAAGCTGCTAGAAAAACTTATTGACAATTTTGAGTTTGGGAAAGACCCGGGCAAACCAGTGCCAGTTGTATTCAACTTATCTTCTTGGACGAAAGGGCAGGAAAATTTTACTAATTGGCTGGTTAAGGAACTGCGTAGAATATATAGTGTCTCTCCTCGGATTGCTAATCAGTTGATTAAAAAACAACAACTGTTACTACTATTGGATGGTCTTGATGAGGTCAAGGTGGAAGGTCGAAAAGACTGCGTGCAAAAGTTGAATAAATTTATAGAAGAGCATGGTGTAACCGATATTGTGGTATGTAGTCGTCTTCGAGAATATGAAGAAGTTTTGGGTTCGGATTGTCGTCTTCTTCAAAAAGATAAAGAAAGTTCTTGCTCTGAAGATCCAAAGTTAAACTTACAAAAAGCTTTTTATCTTCAACCTATAACGACTAACCAAATTTCTTTGTATTTCCAGCTGGTCAATCAACCAGTAGAACCTTTACAAAGGCTACTGAGAAAATTTCCACAATTGAGAAATCCTCTGGTAATTTTTTTGATAATTAAAGCAGAGATTGACGTTCAAAGTATACCGGAAAGAAATTCTTTTAAAGAACTTTTTAAGTACTTAATCGAGGAGTATGTTGAGTTAATGTTGATACGGCGAGAAGAGAGTATTAAAATAACTTATGAAAAATATTCTGGGAAAAATCAAAAAACTAAATACTGGCTTCACTGGTTAGCAATGAAATTGAAAGAAGTTCCATCTAAGGAAACCAGATTTCAAGGAGATATATTTCAAATCGAAGGAATGCAACCCTACTGGTTGCCTTCAGAAAAGGATAAATTTGTATATCGTATTGCCACAGGATTAATAGTAGGTTCAATTCTTGGATTAATTGCAGGATTTTACTTTATATATTACTTGGAATTGATGAGGCAAGATAAGTCTATCACAATAGCCATAACCAATACTTTAAAATTAAAATTAATAACTATTGGATTGTTGCCTGGATTAATATCCGTACTAATTACAGCGCGACTTCCTATATCTTCTAAGAGATTGATACGCGGAGGTGTGCCAGGAATCACGTTTGCATTATTTATTTTTCTTGTCTTTAACTTGCTCGAACCGCAACTATTGCGTATTTATATGCCTCCAATATACTTGTGCGGCATCTTTGGTGGAGGTTGTTTTAGTTTAATACGTGCAGAAATTCAACCAGTAGAAACCTGGCAACCTGAGTGGCAGCAAATTGTAAAATTTTCATTAATTTTTGGAGCATTTGGCATATTATATATGCTAGCACGTCGTTTCATTATAACGCCTGAATTTTATAAAGACAAGCCTTTTTATGTTATCTATGACGTTATGGCACTTGTGATAGTTGGTGCAGTTTATGGTGGATTTAAAATAAAAAAGGATTCTGTAGATCCAAAACAAGGAGAACCCAATCAGGGAATTAAAAGGTCAGCAACCTACACAGTCATATCTTTCACAATTTGCACAATAATTGCTATTTTATGTGGTTATATTTTTGATCCCGCGAAAAATTTAGTTTTAATATTTCTTGGCTTGTCTGTGGGTTTGCTTGGTGGGCTGGGTGCTAATCAAGGTTCAGGTATAGTTTGTATTCAACATTTTATACTACGTGTTATTCTTTGCCGTCAAGGCTGTATTCCTTGGAACTATGCTCGCTTTCTCAATTACGCTAGTGAGCGCGTCTTTTTAGGCAAATCTGGTGGTGCTTACTTGTTTATTCACCCTAAGCTAATGGACTATTTTGCTAAGATGGAGCAGAATTCAGCTACAGTCTTAAGAAGGTAA
- a CDS encoding CHAT domain-containing protein, with protein sequence MANPSNLNDIIQRMLNGNQSDEDVEALRQWLNSGGIQNLQVGKYNVNIGQGQDIHIGDRTYQGLNAEAIREVARAVIQGSNATDIREIVRSILKEESQNLAQRENPQSSSRKTILVLASSPTNKARLRLDKEVREIDEGLRRSQHREKFTLQQRWALRPDDLRHALLDFNPEIIHFCGHGSGDDGLVLENDAGLAQLVPTEALANLFKRFATRGLECVVLNACYSEIQANAIAQHIDYIVGMSSQIGDDAAIKFAVGFYDELGAGWSYEDAYSGGCDAIALQGIPEEHTPVFKNLKKKST encoded by the coding sequence ATGGCAAATCCCAGTAACCTCAACGACATTATTCAACGCATGCTCAACGGAAATCAAAGCGATGAGGATGTTGAAGCTTTGCGTCAGTGGTTAAATAGTGGTGGTATCCAAAATCTGCAAGTAGGTAAGTACAACGTTAATATTGGACAGGGACAAGATATTCATATTGGCGATCGCACTTACCAAGGACTTAATGCCGAAGCAATTCGAGAAGTTGCTCGTGCAGTAATTCAGGGTTCTAACGCCACAGATATCCGAGAAATTGTTCGCTCTATCCTCAAAGAAGAGTCTCAAAACTTGGCACAAAGGGAAAATCCTCAAAGTAGTTCGCGCAAAACCATTTTAGTACTAGCCTCCAGCCCTACAAATAAAGCGAGATTGCGCCTAGATAAAGAAGTGCGAGAAATTGATGAGGGTTTGCGAAGGTCGCAGCATAGAGAAAAATTTACTTTGCAGCAACGCTGGGCGCTTCGTCCTGATGATTTACGTCATGCCTTGTTAGATTTTAACCCAGAGATTATTCACTTTTGCGGGCATGGTTCAGGAGATGATGGATTAGTTCTGGAAAATGATGCAGGGTTAGCGCAACTTGTTCCAACTGAAGCTTTAGCAAACTTATTTAAACGATTTGCGACGCGAGGACTTGAATGTGTTGTTCTCAACGCTTGCTATTCAGAGATTCAAGCCAATGCGATCGCCCAACATATCGATTATATAGTCGGTATGAGTAGCCAAATTGGAGACGATGCCGCGATTAAATTTGCAGTTGGTTTTTATGATGAACTAGGGGCTGGTTGGTCGTATGAAGATGCTTATAGCGGTGGTTGTGATGCGATCGCATTACAAGGAATCCCAGAAGAACATACGCCAGTATTCAAAAATCTAAAAAAAAAGTCCACTTAA
- the xseB gene encoding exodeoxyribonuclease VII small subunit, producing the protein MVKRKSASTSEMDGGNYEAKVAEIETIITRIEAGELQLEEVFEQFATAIEYLRQCETFLQQRQQQVNLLIETLNDE; encoded by the coding sequence ATGGTTAAACGTAAAAGTGCTTCTACTTCCGAGATGGATGGAGGAAATTATGAAGCGAAAGTTGCCGAAATCGAAACAATTATCACTCGCATAGAAGCGGGTGAATTGCAGTTAGAAGAAGTATTTGAACAATTTGCCACAGCTATTGAATATTTACGTCAATGCGAAACTTTTTTGCAGCAGCGACAGCAGCAGGTAAATTTGTTAATTGAAACTTTAAACGATGAGTAG
- the xseA gene encoding exodeoxyribonuclease VII large subunit has translation MTSLIPDTALSIAGLTNYIQLLLEQDNQLRQVWVTGEVSSANQHRSGLFFTLQDPDGSAAIKCVVWNSQLTKLAQIPIRGEQIIILGNIRVYPQRGEYQLTVWQVLPAGLGLQALRYQQLKNRLQEEGLFDVERKRSLPIHPQIIAVVTSPTAAAWGDIQKTLKQRYPGLHVLFSPATVQGEQAPASIVKAIARVERDNRAQVLILSRGGGSVEELACFNDERVVRAVADCTIPVITGIGHQRDESLVDLTADVCVHTPTAAAELVVPALAQLYAEHQERIAVLHDAMRIRMQTTGNKLQGMRDRLHRLRLDRQVQQEVDKLSWKRQQLIQVTTGRLQQATQHAELLRQKLTTLDPQAVLQRGYAVVKKENGAIARSASDLELGQELSIQLAQGKVKVKITEVNG, from the coding sequence ATGACTTCTTTAATTCCGGATACAGCGCTTTCTATAGCTGGATTAACTAATTATATTCAGCTATTATTAGAGCAAGATAACCAACTGCGGCAAGTTTGGGTAACTGGTGAAGTTTCTAGCGCAAATCAACATCGCAGTGGATTATTTTTCACTTTACAAGATCCAGATGGCAGCGCAGCAATTAAATGTGTGGTGTGGAATAGTCAATTAACAAAATTGGCTCAGATACCAATTCGTGGTGAACAGATAATTATTTTGGGTAATATTCGAGTTTATCCGCAAAGAGGAGAATATCAACTTACAGTTTGGCAGGTTTTGCCTGCTGGTTTAGGTTTACAAGCGTTGCGCTATCAGCAATTAAAAAACCGCTTGCAAGAAGAAGGTTTGTTTGATGTTGAAAGAAAGCGATCGCTTCCAATTCATCCGCAAATTATTGCCGTCGTCACTTCACCTACCGCTGCTGCTTGGGGTGACATTCAAAAAACACTCAAGCAACGATATCCCGGTTTACATGTTTTATTTTCGCCGGCAACGGTGCAAGGTGAGCAAGCGCCAGCATCTATTGTAAAGGCGATCGCCCGCGTAGAGCGAGATAATCGCGCCCAAGTGTTAATTTTATCGCGGGGAGGTGGCTCCGTTGAGGAATTAGCTTGCTTTAATGATGAAAGAGTAGTGCGTGCAGTTGCTGATTGTACAATTCCGGTAATTACTGGGATTGGTCATCAAAGAGATGAATCTTTGGTAGATTTAACTGCGGATGTTTGCGTACATACTCCCACAGCAGCGGCAGAATTGGTTGTACCCGCACTTGCCCAGTTGTATGCTGAACATCAAGAGCGAATTGCAGTTTTACACGATGCGATGCGAATCAGAATGCAAACTACAGGAAATAAACTCCAAGGAATGCGCGATCGCTTGCATCGTTTGCGCTTAGATCGACAAGTGCAGCAAGAAGTGGACAAGCTAAGTTGGAAGCGTCAGCAATTAATCCAAGTAACTACAGGCAGATTGCAGCAAGCAACCCAACATGCAGAATTGTTGCGACAAAAATTGACGACTCTCGACCCCCAGGCAGTTTTACAGCGTGGTTATGCTGTGGTAAAAAAAGAAAATGGAGCGATCGCTCGTTCTGCAAGTGACTTAGAACTAGGACAAGAATTATCGATTCAGTTAGCGCAAGGAAAAGTTAAAGTGAAAATTACCGAAGTTAATGGTTAA
- a CDS encoding peptide-binding protein codes for MNYIAYISTKDGDSLAVRSTPNGEKINFISNGTEVSVNSEPVYAGNRNWVQIGANRWVAKEFLTVIKAARVVASRSSKTISGGLRVYETRLIDGTGKVVKTVRGVSGRANNQTPSHIANSQTPLPFGIYTFNYPGTVEFKGGEFGGVWSPVTPVFNTGRSEIGIHYDPSALLQNANTGTAGCFATPTVEERDTMTNFIRTYKPTHFIVYEG; via the coding sequence ATGAATTATATTGCTTACATTTCAACAAAAGACGGTGACTCCCTTGCGGTTCGTTCTACACCTAATGGAGAAAAAATAAATTTTATTAGCAATGGTACTGAAGTTTCCGTAAACAGCGAACCTGTATATGCAGGAAATAGGAATTGGGTACAAATAGGAGCTAATCGTTGGGTAGCGAAGGAATTTCTTACAGTCATTAAAGCAGCGAGGGTGGTTGCTAGTCGCTCCTCAAAAACCATCAGTGGAGGTTTGAGAGTGTATGAGACTCGACTAATTGATGGTACTGGTAAGGTTGTTAAGACAGTGCGAGGTGTTTCTGGTCGAGCGAACAACCAAACTCCATCTCATATTGCTAATTCTCAAACACCTCTGCCTTTTGGAATTTACACTTTCAACTATCCTGGAACAGTAGAATTCAAAGGAGGAGAATTTGGTGGTGTATGGTCTCCAGTTACACCTGTTTTTAATACAGGACGCTCGGAAATAGGTATTCACTACGACCCCTCAGCTTTACTGCAAAATGCTAACACTGGTACCGCAGGCTGTTTTGCCACACCAACTGTTGAGGAAAGAGACACGATGACGAACTTTATTCGTACTTATAAACCAACTCATTTTATTGTTTACGAAGGGTAA
- a CDS encoding DUF711 family protein — translation MKIRTITTGISLSSLKEIDKIKQASEFNQQAKLIIEEQGYEVQTTRIATNSWEEYLHALSKSEIINQVKIIEEVCENLNINFFSLGYASKPETIALIPEIIKNTSIFYTSSKIGDTPKESLRERLSGINFENARESAKVIQRISQESKYGYGNFHFCAWANCQSGIPFFPTAYHEGETSFAIGLELCDLVMQAFSDANGILDAEEKLKLILDKELRKIEAIAQIISEKLAIEYKGIDTSLAPSLGKEESIAFAYEKIMDGKFGNQGTLAISGMLTRVLKSVSVKICGYSGLMLPVCEDVGLAARANEQTYNITNLLAYSAVCGCGLDTVPIPGNITIEKITAILIDMATLAIKLDKPLSARLFPIPGKKAGEMTAFDSPYLVDCRIFNVE, via the coding sequence ATGAAAATTAGAACTATCACAACTGGTATATCACTTTCTTCTCTTAAAGAAATAGATAAGATTAAGCAAGCGTCTGAGTTTAATCAGCAAGCAAAGCTGATAATTGAAGAACAGGGATATGAAGTACAAACAACTAGAATAGCGACTAATTCCTGGGAAGAATATCTACATGCTTTATCCAAAAGTGAAATTATCAATCAAGTTAAAATAATCGAAGAAGTTTGCGAAAACTTGAATATTAACTTTTTCAGTCTTGGTTACGCAAGTAAACCGGAAACTATCGCTTTGATTCCAGAGATTATCAAAAATACATCGATTTTTTACACTTCTAGTAAAATAGGCGATACTCCAAAGGAGTCGCTCCGCGAACGCTTGTCTGGGATAAACTTTGAAAATGCGAGAGAATCTGCAAAAGTTATTCAGCGAATTTCTCAAGAAAGCAAATATGGTTATGGTAACTTTCATTTTTGCGCTTGGGCAAATTGTCAATCAGGAATTCCATTTTTTCCAACTGCGTATCATGAAGGTGAAACGTCTTTCGCTATTGGGTTGGAGTTGTGCGACTTGGTAATGCAAGCTTTTTCTGATGCTAATGGTATTCTTGATGCGGAAGAAAAGCTAAAATTGATTTTAGATAAAGAATTAAGGAAAATTGAGGCGATCGCTCAAATAATCTCGGAAAAATTGGCGATAGAATATAAAGGAATTGACACATCTCTTGCACCATCATTAGGCAAAGAAGAAAGTATTGCCTTTGCTTATGAAAAAATCATGGATGGGAAGTTTGGAAATCAAGGAACACTGGCAATATCGGGAATGCTAACTCGTGTTTTGAAAAGCGTCTCTGTAAAAATTTGCGGCTATTCTGGACTAATGCTTCCAGTGTGTGAAGATGTCGGATTGGCTGCAAGAGCTAACGAGCAAACTTACAATATCACAAATTTATTAGCTTATTCTGCCGTGTGTGGTTGCGGACTTGATACAGTTCCGATTCCTGGTAATATTACAATAGAAAAGATTACCGCGATATTAATTGATATGGCGACTTTGGCGATAAAGTTAGATAAACCACTTTCAGCGAGGTTGTTTCCCATTCCTGGGAAGAAAGCTGGGGAAATGACTGCGTTCGATTCTCCGTATTTGGTGGATTGTAGAATATTTAATGTGGAATGA
- a CDS encoding tetratricopeptide repeat protein, translated as MNNEFYNKGLELAQQKDYTKAIEAFTHALQEDPYFAEAYRQRGLAYYDSGATLQAVSDYTEALKHNPESVEAYYYRALARLTLKNLPGALADVDKAISLEVNYAAAYHLRGIVRRKEGYIQDAIANFKKAAELYLKKNDKEKCRQCLESIKQLQPKEYPAVTQSISTPRAIISEKEYFHTLLEKAEKGDTKQAIDDLNWVLQVDPQDGIAYCCRGVVRCKQGNYRDAISDFNSALRLNFQSSIVYRNRGKARSQLGDHQGALSDYNSALQMQPEDALIYIARANTHRAMSNYYAAIKDYTQALQIDSDNAHAYYNRGIAYTHLEEMQHAIEDYQRAASMFCEKEDWQNYQQVLNSLKKIQSSTPEVKNAKHDLLRQRLLRMVGGYWEIAQRLIEQKKNYYPGMSDEWYLQTVIDDLERDRY; from the coding sequence ATGAATAACGAATTCTATAATAAAGGACTAGAACTAGCTCAACAAAAAGACTACACCAAAGCTATTGAGGCATTTACCCATGCTTTGCAAGAAGATCCTTACTTTGCGGAAGCTTACAGACAACGGGGTTTAGCATATTATGACTCAGGAGCAACTCTGCAAGCTGTCTCAGATTATACTGAAGCTTTAAAGCATAATCCTGAAAGTGTAGAAGCATATTATTATCGCGCATTAGCACGGTTGACGCTGAAAAATCTGCCCGGAGCGCTTGCGGATGTCGATAAAGCTATTTCACTGGAAGTAAATTATGCAGCAGCTTATCATTTGCGGGGAATTGTGCGGCGCAAAGAAGGGTATATTCAAGATGCGATCGCTAACTTCAAAAAAGCCGCAGAATTATATCTCAAGAAAAACGACAAAGAAAAATGTCGTCAATGTCTCGAAAGCATCAAGCAGCTACAACCGAAAGAATATCCTGCTGTAACGCAGTCAATTTCTACCCCAAGAGCGATAATTTCTGAAAAGGAATATTTCCACACTTTATTAGAAAAGGCAGAAAAAGGAGACACAAAGCAAGCGATCGATGATTTAAACTGGGTGTTGCAAGTCGATCCGCAAGATGGTATCGCTTACTGCTGTCGCGGGGTGGTGCGTTGCAAACAAGGAAATTATCGCGATGCTATTTCTGATTTTAACTCAGCGTTGCGCCTAAATTTTCAATCTAGCATCGTATATCGCAACCGAGGAAAAGCACGTTCTCAGTTAGGAGATCATCAAGGTGCGCTATCTGATTATAATTCTGCACTGCAAATGCAGCCCGAAGATGCTTTAATATATATTGCCAGAGCAAATACTCATCGAGCAATGAGTAATTATTACGCGGCAATTAAAGATTACACCCAAGCGTTGCAAATTGATTCTGATAATGCCCATGCGTATTATAATCGCGGTATTGCCTATACTCATTTAGAAGAAATGCAACACGCGATCGAAGATTATCAGCGTGCGGCAAGTATGTTTTGTGAAAAAGAAGATTGGCAGAATTATCAACAAGTTTTAAATAGCCTGAAAAAAATTCAATCATCTACCCCGGAAGTTAAAAATGCCAAGCATGATTTGCTACGTCAACGCTTGTTGAGAATGGTTGGGGGATATTGGGAAATTGCTCAACGACTAATTGAGCAGAAAAAGAATTACTATCCAGGGATGTCAGATGAGTGGTATTTGCAAACAGTTATTGATGATTTGGAACGCGATCGCTATTAG
- the dapB gene encoding 4-hydroxy-tetrahydrodipicolinate reductase, translated as MAIDVCLAGATGWVGQSLVKAICALEDLNLVGAVSRTHAGKKLSEVLTDTSLDLTISSCVKEALRNQCNVLVDYTKPDVVKSNVLEAIQNGVHVVIGTSGLTDEDFAQIHEQAMKHQVGVLASGNFAITAVLLQRFAEIAAKYTSCWEILDYASEKKVDVPSGTARELASRLGQVKKPILYHSLEKTHGPKESRGATLNGTQVHSLRLPGYTLSVEAIFGLADEKLIIRHEAGNSAEPYVKGTLLAIRKVSSFVGLKRGLDSILEL; from the coding sequence ATGGCGATAGATGTTTGTTTAGCTGGTGCAACGGGATGGGTGGGACAATCCTTGGTAAAAGCGATTTGCGCTCTCGAAGACTTGAATCTCGTGGGAGCCGTTTCAAGAACCCATGCAGGTAAGAAATTAAGTGAAGTGCTGACGGATACCTCATTAGATTTGACCATCAGCAGTTGCGTCAAAGAAGCTTTGAGAAATCAGTGTAATGTTTTGGTTGATTACACCAAACCGGATGTGGTGAAAAGCAACGTTCTAGAAGCGATCCAGAACGGGGTGCATGTAGTCATTGGTACTTCAGGACTTACAGATGAAGACTTCGCGCAAATACATGAACAAGCCATGAAGCATCAGGTAGGAGTTTTAGCATCTGGCAACTTTGCCATCACGGCAGTACTTCTGCAACGTTTTGCTGAGATAGCAGCTAAGTACACGTCTTGCTGGGAGATTTTGGATTATGCTAGCGAAAAGAAAGTGGATGTTCCCAGTGGAACAGCGAGGGAATTGGCTTCGCGACTAGGACAGGTTAAAAAGCCAATTCTATACCATTCTCTAGAGAAAACTCATGGTCCAAAAGAAAGTAGGGGTGCTACACTTAACGGGACGCAAGTCCACTCGTTACGTTTGCCTGGTTACACTCTGTCGGTGGAAGCCATCTTTGGTCTTGCGGACGAAAAGCTAATAATTCGGCATGAAGCTGGAAATAGTGCCGAACCATATGTCAAAGGAACTTTGTTAGCGATTCGCAAAGTGAGTTCCTTCGTAGGACTAAAAAGGGGTCTTGATAGTATCTTGGAATTGTAG
- a CDS encoding LysE/ArgO family amino acid transporter has protein sequence MPEFLPIVFLNGFTLFAGLIIAIGAQNAYVLRQGLKREHVFATASICFLCDATLIIIGTIGFGTLSSNIPELTNIALWAGVVFLLFYGLYSFKSAFAPAAIDIDKLDIQPTSLWSNVLTTLALSLLNPHVYLDTVVLVGGLAAQYTVSERIFFALGAILASFIWFFALAYGAVWLTPFFQRPSAWRILDIIIGCIMWFIAALLIFPTVNFNQFWAL, from the coding sequence GTGCCTGAGTTTTTGCCGATTGTATTCCTTAACGGGTTTACCTTGTTTGCTGGACTAATTATTGCCATTGGTGCTCAAAACGCCTACGTTTTGCGTCAAGGTCTTAAGCGCGAACATGTTTTCGCGACTGCAAGCATCTGCTTTTTATGTGACGCTACTCTAATTATCATCGGTACTATAGGGTTCGGTACACTAAGCTCGAATATTCCAGAACTAACTAATATAGCTCTATGGGCTGGCGTGGTGTTTCTTTTATTTTATGGCTTATATTCATTTAAATCTGCTTTTGCTCCAGCAGCGATAGATATAGATAAACTGGATATTCAACCAACAAGTCTTTGGAGCAATGTTCTGACGACGCTGGCACTCAGCCTCCTAAACCCACACGTTTATCTTGACACTGTGGTACTGGTTGGTGGTTTGGCAGCTCAATACACGGTGAGTGAACGCATTTTTTTCGCACTTGGTGCAATTCTTGCTTCCTTTATCTGGTTTTTTGCACTTGCATATGGTGCTGTTTGGCTAACGCCATTTTTCCAACGTCCATCTGCGTGGCGAATTCTTGACATTATTATTGGCTGCATTATGTGGTTTATAGCTGCATTACTAATTTTTCCTACGGTTAACTTTAATCAATTTTGGGCGTTGTAG